Proteins encoded within one genomic window of Alcanivorax sp. REN37:
- a CDS encoding TonB-dependent receptor domain-containing protein, translating into MSSLLFRRAPALLCLLSLSAPLAAQTAAPERERRSDTHELERVQVSALPLQDETLATPVSVQDQYDLLTSRGTTLGDTLRGQPGVHVDTFGAGAGRPVIRGQTAPRVKVLSDGSSLMDASDVSPDHAITSEPMLMRQVEVLRGPAALLYGGGAIGGVVNVLDDKVPTRMPDGHSDGFLSLRGNTVAEERAIGAGITVRASEHIAVRAEGASRRAHDYEVNGFQQQRVPGSYAESDSGSVGASWILPNGYIGAAYTLRKDEYGLPGHSHDYADCHPHGSQLHCGGGGHHHHHDDVPYVDLKSERFELRGDLAQPWDGVERLRFRGSYTDYGHDEIDEQVVGTRYETRGYDGRVELEHRPLAGWHGVVGVQYQSQYLGTFGTEAFLPETRTQALGVFLYEHYRLRDDLLFEAGLRQDYQRIRTENDPRDLPGSSLWGHALSTALTWSFRPGYELAGSLARSQRLPHAQELYANGVHLATNTYECGLLADRYTCGGSANDAGVKKETSHNVGLNLRKVEGPVQFDLGAFYNRVDNYIYARTLDRHNDFSLVKYTHADAVFYGGEAELTWFARDDLQLTAFADAVVGEFAHGKDDLPRIPPYRWGGRVTHYWQTFSQELEFYRVAAQRHLAAFEQRTGGYDMVNLTVRYQPPKQPNLNLFVQGRNLLGERVWNHTSFLAHTVPEPGRNLIAGLELTF; encoded by the coding sequence ATGTCTTCCCTGTTGTTTCGACGGGCGCCGGCACTGCTGTGCCTGCTGTCCCTGAGTGCGCCGTTGGCGGCGCAAACCGCGGCCCCGGAACGCGAACGCCGCAGCGATACCCACGAACTGGAGCGGGTGCAGGTGTCTGCACTACCGCTGCAAGATGAAACCCTGGCCACCCCGGTCAGCGTGCAAGATCAATACGACCTGCTCACCAGCCGTGGCACCACCCTCGGCGACACCCTGCGCGGCCAACCCGGCGTACACGTGGATACCTTCGGCGCCGGTGCCGGCCGACCGGTGATCCGCGGTCAAACCGCGCCGCGCGTGAAAGTACTGTCCGACGGCAGCAGCCTGATGGACGCCTCTGACGTGTCCCCCGACCACGCCATCACCAGCGAACCGATGCTGATGCGGCAGGTGGAAGTGCTGCGTGGCCCGGCCGCGCTGCTGTATGGCGGCGGCGCCATCGGCGGCGTGGTCAACGTGCTCGACGACAAGGTGCCGACGCGCATGCCAGACGGCCACTCCGACGGCTTCCTGTCGCTGCGCGGCAACACTGTGGCGGAAGAGCGCGCGATCGGTGCCGGCATCACAGTGCGCGCCAGTGAGCACATCGCGGTGCGCGCCGAAGGCGCCAGCCGTCGTGCCCACGATTACGAAGTGAACGGCTTCCAGCAGCAGCGCGTGCCCGGCAGTTATGCCGAAAGCGACAGCGGCAGCGTCGGCGCGTCGTGGATCCTGCCCAACGGCTACATCGGCGCCGCCTACACGCTGCGCAAGGATGAGTACGGCCTGCCCGGCCACAGCCACGATTACGCCGACTGCCATCCGCACGGCAGTCAGCTGCATTGCGGCGGGGGCGGCCACCATCACCACCATGACGATGTGCCCTACGTGGATCTGAAAAGCGAACGCTTTGAACTGCGCGGCGATCTGGCACAGCCATGGGATGGCGTCGAACGACTGCGTTTCCGCGGCAGCTACACCGATTACGGCCATGACGAGATCGATGAACAGGTGGTCGGCACCCGCTACGAGACCCGTGGCTACGATGGTCGGGTGGAATTGGAGCATCGCCCGCTGGCCGGCTGGCACGGCGTGGTTGGCGTGCAATACCAGTCGCAGTATTTGGGCACCTTCGGCACTGAAGCATTCCTGCCGGAAACCCGCACCCAGGCGCTGGGCGTGTTCCTCTACGAACACTACCGCCTGCGCGACGACCTGCTGTTCGAAGCCGGGCTGCGCCAGGACTACCAGCGTATCCGCACCGAGAACGACCCGCGCGATCTGCCCGGCTCTAGCCTCTGGGGTCACGCGCTGTCCACCGCGCTGACTTGGAGCTTCCGCCCCGGCTACGAGCTAGCCGGCAGCCTCGCCCGTTCCCAGCGACTGCCGCACGCGCAGGAGCTGTATGCCAACGGTGTGCATCTGGCCACCAACACTTACGAGTGCGGACTACTGGCGGACCGCTACACCTGCGGCGGCAGCGCCAACGATGCCGGGGTGAAGAAGGAGACCTCGCACAACGTCGGCCTCAACTTGCGCAAAGTGGAAGGCCCGGTGCAGTTCGATCTGGGCGCCTTCTACAACCGCGTCGACAACTACATCTACGCGCGCACCCTGGATCGTCACAACGACTTCAGTTTGGTCAAGTACACCCATGCTGATGCGGTGTTCTACGGCGGCGAAGCCGAACTGACTTGGTTTGCCCGCGATGACCTGCAGCTGACCGCCTTCGCCGATGCAGTGGTGGGTGAGTTTGCTCACGGCAAGGACGACCTGCCACGCATTCCGCCTTACCGCTGGGGCGGCCGCGTCACCCATTACTGGCAGACCTTCAGCCAGGAATTGGAGTTCTATCGCGTGGCCGCGCAGCGCCACCTGGCGGCGTTCGAACAACGCACCGGCGGCTACGACATGGTCAACCTGACGGTGCGCTACCAACCGCCGAAGCAACCGAATCTGAATCTGTTCGTACAGGGCCGCAACCTGCTGGGCGAACGGGTGTGGAACCACACCTCGTTCCTCGCCCACACCGTGCCCGAACCCGGCCGCAACCTGATCGCCGGCCTCGAACTGACCTTCTGA
- the yidD gene encoding membrane protein insertion efficiency factor YidD: protein MKRLLLGLIRLYQYLLSPWIGQQCRFYPTCSEYARIAITHHGSLKGSWLAGVRLCKCHPWHPGGFDAVPGVPLPGMDDDDDDTASRRR, encoded by the coding sequence GTGAAACGCTTGCTGCTCGGATTGATTCGGCTGTACCAATACCTGCTGAGCCCGTGGATCGGCCAGCAGTGCCGTTTCTATCCCACCTGCTCGGAATACGCGCGCATTGCCATCACCCATCACGGCAGTTTGAAAGGCAGTTGGCTGGCCGGGGTGCGGCTGTGCAAATGCCACCCTTGGCATCCCGGCGGCTTCGACGCGGTACCCGGCGTACCGCTGCCCGGCATGGACGACGACGATGACGATACTGCGTCCCGCCGCCGGTAA